The following proteins come from a genomic window of Haloarcula salinisoli:
- a CDS encoding CPBP family intramembrane glutamic endopeptidase codes for MNNTSGFDTGIRSVATAIGLTFVPIVIGSVVVLGASSVLLVVGIDVSSRPSLRLLLSTVLLQGLTFGGLALVYLKIRGLGFGFVPVSVPNKRDIAVTVVGTIALILLLLSVSGIISILDIESAQNTVVTIGQQNPVVFLILIPLSFLLVGPGEELLFRGLVQGTLAESLHPTRAVILASALFASIHLFSLSGEGKLVYIAIAFILALVLGGAYEYTGNLTVPALMHGAYNALQFAGAYISSTGGF; via the coding sequence TTGAATAACACATCCGGGTTCGATACAGGAATCCGTTCTGTCGCAACTGCAATCGGACTAACCTTTGTCCCAATCGTTATCGGGTCGGTGGTAGTCCTTGGAGCCTCGTCAGTGCTGCTTGTGGTCGGAATCGATGTCTCATCACGGCCATCGCTACGGCTACTCCTGAGTACAGTTCTACTGCAGGGACTCACCTTTGGCGGCCTTGCACTCGTATATCTCAAAATTCGAGGGCTCGGATTCGGATTCGTCCCCGTTTCGGTACCTAATAAACGTGATATCGCAGTCACAGTCGTTGGGACAATCGCTCTTATCCTTCTTCTGTTGTCAGTCTCAGGAATAATCTCAATACTGGATATCGAATCAGCGCAGAACACCGTTGTTACCATCGGTCAACAGAACCCAGTCGTGTTTCTCATTCTCATCCCGCTCTCGTTTCTGTTAGTGGGCCCAGGTGAGGAACTGCTGTTCAGAGGACTCGTTCAGGGGACACTCGCAGAGTCACTCCACCCCACAAGAGCAGTGATATTGGCAAGCGCACTGTTCGCATCAATCCACCTCTTCTCGTTGTCGGGCGAGGGGAAACTGGTCTACATTGCCATTGCCTTTATTTTGGCACTGGTCTTGGGTGGCGCATACGAGTACACAGGCAATCTCACCGTCCCAGCCCTGATGCACGGCGCGTACAACGCATTACAGTTCGCAGGTGCATATATTTCTTCGACTGGTGGATTCTGA
- a CDS encoding Fic family protein encodes MDPADFEEGPGWIDPYEDIPCYQPAGLPPELTYSDDILRAYGDARYALGQLSTLHDDIENENLLIAPFVVREAAMSSQIEGTDVTVSDIVLHNLDDDPERSAANLRDIREAYNYVEAIRTGFNALDDGRQTDQELLCDLHASLLVDVRGENKRPGHIRDDIPVMIGPDNHVENARFVPANPNSVALLLDQLLSYIRNGSYPPLIDIAITHYQFETIHPFRDGNGRLGRLLIMLQLYQANLLSEPYLYLSAYFNHYRTEYFDRLLAVSQHGEWESWITFVLNAIAEQAIDAYQCGIELVALRADYRSRFPNSPAVRDVIDHLFEEPYLQAPRAIDATGRSRQAVYDAIEKLSDEGIIVELTDKERNRVYKAPDILALVESP; translated from the coding sequence ATGGATCCCGCCGATTTCGAGGAGGGGCCAGGATGGATTGACCCATACGAGGACATTCCGTGCTACCAGCCTGCTGGACTCCCACCAGAGCTCACATACAGCGACGATATCCTCCGTGCCTACGGGGATGCACGCTATGCCCTCGGACAGCTCTCGACACTCCACGACGATATCGAGAACGAGAACCTTCTTATCGCACCGTTTGTCGTTCGAGAAGCGGCGATGAGCTCGCAAATCGAAGGGACTGATGTCACTGTCTCAGATATCGTTCTTCACAATCTCGACGACGATCCAGAGCGCTCAGCAGCCAATCTGCGGGACATCCGGGAGGCGTATAACTACGTCGAGGCGATCCGGACAGGCTTCAATGCCTTGGATGATGGCAGACAGACCGATCAAGAACTCCTCTGTGACCTCCATGCATCACTATTAGTTGACGTTCGCGGTGAGAACAAGCGTCCGGGACACATTCGCGATGATATTCCGGTCATGATTGGCCCGGACAACCACGTCGAAAACGCCCGATTCGTTCCGGCCAATCCAAACAGTGTTGCACTTCTTCTTGATCAGTTGCTCTCATACATTAGAAACGGAAGCTACCCGCCGCTGATCGATATCGCTATTACGCACTATCAGTTCGAGACGATTCATCCGTTCCGTGATGGGAATGGCCGACTGGGACGGCTTCTCATCATGCTACAGCTGTACCAGGCGAACCTGCTCTCAGAACCGTATCTCTACCTGTCGGCGTACTTCAACCACTATCGGACTGAGTACTTCGACCGCCTTCTCGCCGTGAGTCAGCACGGCGAGTGGGAATCATGGATTACGTTTGTCCTCAACGCGATTGCCGAACAGGCTATCGATGCCTATCAGTGTGGCATCGAGCTCGTAGCGCTCCGTGCGGACTACCGGAGTCGCTTTCCGAACAGTCCAGCAGTCCGAGATGTCATCGACCACCTGTTCGAAGAGCCGTATCTGCAGGCCCCACGGGCCATTGACGCGACCGGGCGCTCACGACAGGCAGTCTACGACGCGATTGAGAAGCTCAGCGATGAAGGGATTATTGTAGAATTGACTGACAAAGAGCGCAACAGAGTATACAAAGCGCCAGACATTCTTGCTCTCGTCGAATCTCCCTGA
- a CDS encoding cation diffusion facilitator family transporter, with translation MEHDHAAENGHEHSVSGGDSIRKLGAVAGINLVGFVAELTGGLLFGSVALLSDALHMLFDALAYVMAFAAAAVADRYDRSPEWSYGLHRLEPLAAFLNGALLIPMVIYIVYESYQRFLNPIDIGTGPTLAIAVAGLVINLVSVYVVQGGEMNLNERGAFYHLLGDAGGSVAVIVSVVAIDFTGLRVIDPIVAILIAGIVLWSAGKLLRGSGIIFLHKGPISAEEVETAVLRIDGVEAIEDLHTWQICSELTIATLHLRTAVETLSAANRIRREVHEALADIGVNHATIEFLHSEHDDRLDAHTH, from the coding sequence ATGGAACATGATCATGCTGCTGAGAATGGTCACGAGCACAGTGTTAGCGGCGGCGATAGCATCCGTAAACTCGGTGCCGTAGCAGGTATCAATCTGGTCGGATTCGTCGCTGAATTGACTGGTGGACTCTTGTTTGGTTCCGTCGCATTACTGAGTGATGCGCTACATATGCTGTTTGACGCGCTGGCGTACGTGATGGCCTTTGCAGCTGCAGCCGTCGCTGACCGGTACGACAGGTCGCCGGAGTGGTCCTATGGCCTGCACCGACTCGAACCGCTCGCCGCGTTTCTGAACGGTGCGCTGTTAATTCCAATGGTAATCTACATCGTCTACGAGTCTTATCAGCGGTTTCTGAACCCGATTGATATTGGAACAGGCCCAACACTCGCAATCGCAGTGGCTGGCCTCGTCATCAATCTCGTGTCGGTCTATGTCGTCCAGGGAGGTGAGATGAATCTCAACGAACGGGGAGCGTTTTATCATCTGCTCGGGGATGCCGGCGGATCGGTTGCTGTTATCGTTTCAGTGGTGGCCATTGACTTTACCGGTCTTCGAGTCATTGACCCCATTGTGGCTATCCTCATTGCCGGGATAGTCCTCTGGTCGGCTGGGAAACTCTTGCGAGGCAGCGGTATCATCTTCCTGCATAAAGGCCCCATCTCTGCTGAGGAAGTTGAGACGGCTGTTCTCCGTATCGACGGCGTCGAAGCTATCGAAGACCTCCACACATGGCAGATCTGTAGCGAACTGACAATCGCGACGTTACACCTACGGACGGCAGTCGAGACACTCTCCGCCGCGAACCGAATTCGCCGAGAGGTCCACGAGGCATTAGCCGATATTGGCGTGAATCACGCCACAATCGAATTCCTGCACAGTGAGCACGACGACCGCCTCGACGCCCACACTCACTGA
- a CDS encoding STAS/SEC14 domain-containing protein, whose translation MYELLEATENNVIALQMHNGTRSGYQEFYELLSEKTSQYGAIHVYEETTDWTVWTFLTHLTGLIPDLRYGSEFAIKRYAAVGDNVWARLLYELWKVIRPLWPVAPTEMRYFDVDDRDEALRWVKFGEIV comes from the coding sequence ATGTATGAACTCTTGGAGGCAACCGAAAATAATGTCATCGCGCTCCAGATGCACAATGGAACACGATCAGGGTACCAGGAGTTCTACGAGTTGTTAAGTGAGAAAACCAGCCAATACGGGGCGATCCATGTCTACGAGGAGACCACTGACTGGACTGTGTGGACGTTCCTAACCCACCTGACTGGCCTGATCCCTGACCTACGATATGGATCGGAGTTCGCCATCAAGCGATACGCCGCAGTCGGTGACAACGTATGGGCGAGGCTCCTCTATGAATTGTGGAAGGTGATTCGTCCTCTCTGGCCCGTTGCACCGACGGAAATGCGGTATTTCGATGTCGATGACCGCGACGAAGCACTTCGCTGGGTCAAATTCGGTGAGATAGTATGA
- a CDS encoding universal stress protein translates to MYNRILLSTDGTVASEQAAAHALDLAATHDATLHVLYVVDEDVVTAYSGDEYVDEAEGPEHGLEEHGEDTLSELRTRASEAGIDIETAIHHGRPAETIVAYANDHDADLLVLGTKRRPEEYRALLGSVTDRVLRLTTRPATVVKTEVNE, encoded by the coding sequence ATGTACAACCGAATTCTCCTCTCGACCGACGGTACCGTCGCGTCTGAACAGGCTGCAGCACATGCTCTCGACCTCGCAGCCACCCACGACGCTACCCTCCATGTGCTCTACGTCGTTGACGAGGACGTCGTGACTGCGTACAGCGGCGACGAGTACGTCGACGAAGCTGAAGGCCCAGAACACGGCCTCGAAGAACACGGCGAAGATACGCTTTCAGAGCTCCGTACTCGAGCGTCGGAAGCCGGCATCGACATCGAAACGGCAATTCACCACGGTCGCCCCGCAGAGACCATCGTTGCGTACGCCAACGATCACGACGCGGACTTGCTCGTACTTGGCACCAAACGGCGGCCGGAAGAATATCGTGCTCTACTTGGGAGTGTCACTGACCGCGTCCTCCGATTGACGACACGGCCCGCGACGGTCGTAAAAACCGAAGTCAATGAGTAG
- a CDS encoding RNA-guided endonuclease InsQ/TnpB family protein: MHYNYKYRLNPSERLTETLLYHVDTCRQLYNHVLYKLNKSDEIPARYEVQDTLPALKAWWDDLTDIHSKVLQMVVKRVYDNLSTLKAQKENGRAVGMLKWKPPREYRSLTYNQSGFELKNTSGRPTLWLSKIGEIPIHLHRDIPEDATIKQVTVKQEPTGEWFATFGIDVDETTPEKPVNPEKCVGIDVGILTYAHDTDGTAVGSLDLFDERERLERAQRDLSRKEHGSANWEKQRQIVAERHAQLKRKRRDFLHKLSNYYATEYDLVAVEDLDAKGLVELPGNSRNRAGAAWGTFLRLFEYKCERQGTHFVAVNPRGTTKECASCGVETDKPLWVREHSCPSCGFEADRDANAAWNILSRGLEDIGVGHSEIAPVETALPVDTDSVSAKGVLEAGSPCLKERTASAVSE; the protein is encoded by the coding sequence ATGCACTACAACTACAAGTATCGACTCAATCCCTCAGAACGCCTCACTGAGACGCTTCTGTACCACGTCGATACTTGTAGACAACTCTACAATCACGTCCTCTACAAACTCAACAAGTCCGACGAGATTCCCGCGCGATACGAGGTTCAGGACACCCTTCCCGCCCTCAAAGCGTGGTGGGACGACCTGACCGACATTCACTCGAAAGTGTTGCAGATGGTCGTCAAGCGCGTCTACGACAACCTCTCCACGCTCAAAGCACAGAAAGAGAACGGACGTGCCGTGGGGATGCTCAAGTGGAAACCACCACGAGAGTATCGCTCGCTCACCTACAACCAGTCCGGCTTCGAACTCAAGAATACGAGTGGTCGGCCTACGTTGTGGTTGAGCAAAATCGGTGAGATTCCGATTCACCTCCACCGAGACATTCCCGAGGACGCGACCATCAAACAGGTCACAGTCAAACAAGAACCCACGGGAGAGTGGTTCGCCACGTTCGGCATCGACGTGGACGAAACCACGCCCGAGAAACCAGTAAATCCCGAGAAGTGCGTCGGCATCGACGTAGGGATTCTCACATACGCCCACGATACGGACGGCACAGCGGTCGGGTCGCTTGACCTGTTCGACGAGCGAGAACGACTGGAACGCGCTCAACGTGACCTATCTCGGAAAGAACACGGCTCTGCGAATTGGGAGAAACAACGGCAGATTGTGGCTGAACGCCACGCCCAGTTGAAGCGAAAGCGTCGTGATTTCCTCCACAAGTTGTCGAACTACTACGCCACCGAGTACGACTTGGTGGCTGTAGAGGACTTGGACGCGAAAGGGTTGGTCGAACTGCCGGGCAACTCACGGAACCGGGCAGGTGCGGCGTGGGGGACGTTCCTGCGGCTGTTCGAATACAAGTGCGAGCGTCAGGGGACACACTTCGTGGCGGTCAACCCAAGAGGGACAACCAAAGAGTGTGCCTCTTGTGGTGTGGAGACAGACAAACCGCTGTGGGTGCGCGAACACTCTTGCCCGTCTTGTGGATTTGAAGCGGATAGAGATGCAAATGCGGCGTGGAACATCCTTTCTCGCGGTCTTGAAGATATAGGAGTGGGACACTCCGAAATAGCGCCTGTGGAGACTGCGCTTCCTGTGGATACCGATTCGGTATCTGCAAAGGGCGTCTTGGAAGCAGGAAGCCCCTGCCTCAAGGAGCGAACCGCGTCAGCGGTGAGCGAGTAG
- a CDS encoding plastocyanin/azurin family copper-binding protein, which produces MAMSYDVGSRTCLIIRYCILTSMERRQLLKTTGLLTTGGVIGLAGCSSAEDNGSNRTNTREPNTVLMITEGGEYYFDPIGLFVEPGETVTFEIRGGRHSATAYTEEATSASVTRIPVGADSFNSGTLNAQGATFEHTFETAGTYDYFCIPHKTIGMVGRIVVGEPGGPAQGSMPPDGSVPESQTIVNQGSVSYEDFTG; this is translated from the coding sequence ATGGCGATGTCCTATGATGTGGGAAGCCGCACCTGTCTCATAATCAGGTACTGTATATTGACCAGTATGGAGCGCAGACAACTTCTCAAAACTACCGGCTTGTTGACGACCGGTGGAGTCATTGGCCTCGCTGGATGCAGCTCAGCGGAAGATAACGGTAGCAACCGGACCAATACTAGAGAGCCGAACACTGTCCTGATGATTACTGAGGGCGGTGAGTACTATTTTGACCCAATCGGATTATTCGTCGAGCCTGGTGAGACTGTCACATTTGAAATCCGGGGTGGCCGTCATTCAGCGACAGCGTACACTGAGGAGGCTACTTCGGCGTCGGTAACGCGCATTCCTGTGGGTGCTGACTCTTTCAATAGTGGCACTCTCAACGCGCAAGGGGCCACGTTTGAGCATACGTTTGAAACAGCAGGGACATACGATTATTTCTGTATCCCACACAAAACCATTGGAATGGTTGGCCGCATTGTGGTCGGTGAACCTGGTGGACCGGCTCAGGGGAGTATGCCACCAGACGGTTCTGTCCCAGAGAGTCAAACAATCGTTAACCAGGGCTCGGTATCTTATGAAGACTTCACCGGATGA